In Streptomyces ambofaciens ATCC 23877, a single genomic region encodes these proteins:
- a CDS encoding LCP family protein encodes MRAVTALSVVVLASAGIGHAVLTGLDADISRVDAFKDMKNRPRAGDGMNVLLVGTDGRDSISAEERRRYKLGGAPCHCTDTIMIVHISEDRERASVVSLPRDSYAETPDHTDRTTGEHHKGHPLKLNAAYAEGGPQLTVRTVENMTRVKIDHYLEVDFTSFMKTVDVLGGVRICTAQPLKDRYTGLDLPAGTHELKGGQALQYVRARHLDGASDLSRMKRQQRFLAALIDRATSSGLLLNPIRFRDVTRAVLGSVRADEGFGTDEMLALGRAMRNFSPSSSEFTTVPIGQMGYAVKGVGSTLKWDPARSGRIFDALREDEPLTAPRPKPKGPAPVRVPVDPKQIRVQVENGTRTPGLGRRVDDALAATGFRTTRVPRNATDRAVQRTVVAFDPRWDNSAKSLAAALPGSELRPVKGQGPTLKVIAGAGLKDVLKVRPADPPQESGTVVRGDEVVCGER; translated from the coding sequence ATGCGGGCGGTGACCGCGCTGTCGGTGGTGGTGCTCGCGTCCGCGGGGATCGGGCACGCGGTGCTCACCGGCCTCGACGCGGACATCTCGCGGGTCGACGCCTTCAAGGACATGAAGAACCGGCCCAGGGCGGGCGACGGCATGAACGTCCTCCTGGTCGGCACCGACGGCCGCGACAGCATCAGCGCCGAGGAGCGGCGCCGCTACAAGCTCGGCGGCGCCCCCTGCCACTGCACCGACACGATCATGATCGTGCACATCTCGGAGGACCGGGAACGCGCGAGCGTGGTGAGCCTGCCGCGCGACTCGTACGCCGAGACCCCCGACCACACCGACCGCACCACCGGTGAGCACCACAAGGGGCATCCGCTCAAGCTGAACGCGGCCTACGCCGAGGGCGGCCCGCAGCTGACCGTCCGCACCGTCGAGAACATGACCCGCGTGAAGATCGACCACTATCTGGAGGTCGACTTCACCAGCTTCATGAAGACCGTGGACGTCCTCGGCGGCGTGCGGATCTGCACCGCCCAGCCGCTCAAGGACCGCTACACCGGACTCGACCTGCCCGCGGGCACCCACGAGCTGAAGGGCGGGCAGGCGCTGCAGTACGTCCGCGCCCGCCACCTCGACGGGGCCTCGGACCTGAGCCGGATGAAGCGCCAGCAGCGCTTCCTGGCCGCCCTGATCGACCGGGCGACCTCCTCGGGGCTGCTGCTGAACCCGATCAGGTTCCGCGACGTCACCCGGGCGGTGCTGGGCTCGGTCCGGGCCGACGAGGGCTTCGGCACCGACGAGATGCTGGCGCTCGGGCGGGCGATGCGGAACTTCTCGCCGTCCTCCTCGGAGTTCACCACCGTGCCGATCGGACAGATGGGCTACGCCGTCAAGGGCGTCGGCTCCACCCTGAAGTGGGACCCGGCCAGGTCCGGGCGGATCTTCGACGCCCTGCGCGAGGACGAGCCGCTGACCGCGCCCAGGCCGAAGCCGAAGGGTCCGGCTCCGGTACGCGTGCCGGTGGACCCGAAGCAGATCCGCGTCCAGGTGGAGAACGGCACGCGCACGCCGGGCCTCGGCAGGCGGGTGGACGACGCCCTGGCCGCGACCGGGTTCCGCACCACCCGGGTGCCCAGGAACGCCACCGACCGCGCGGTGCAGCGGACCGTCGTCGCCTTCGACCCCCGCTGGGACAACTCGGCGAAGTCGCTGGCCGCCGCCCTGCCCGGCAGCGAGCTGCGGCCGGTCAAGGGCCAGGGCCCGACGCTGAAGGTGATCGCGGGCGCCGGCCTCAAGGACGTGCTGAAGGTGAGGCCGGCGGACCCGCCGCAGGAGTCGGGCACGGTGGTGCGGGGCGACGAGGTGGTGTGCGGGGAGCGGTGA
- a CDS encoding LCP family protein, with protein sequence MNDWPEGWSGDNRGDRYGRGSASARPESARVMRQVRRGAAPPPGPGASAPPYGGGVPQQPSYVDGQGHGGQDGYDSGYNTGQVYGSPGGRGPGAGGPGPGRPAPDWRRRIKWTAITLATVVVVTSVGTYFWADSKLNREVDLSKVIERPGAGEGTNYLIVGSDSREGMTSEQKKDLHTGSAEGKRTDSMMILHTGDNGSTLISLPRDSDVEIPSFVGSESGKKYEGTGRHVKLNAAYAEDGPELLVRTVEHNTGLRLDHYVEIGFAGFANIVDSVGGVEMDIPQDIKDPKSGADFKKGKQTLNGEDALAFVRTRYALAGSDLDRTKNQQKFLSALANQVATPSTVLNPFKLYPTMGAGLDSLVVDKDMGLFDLASMFWAMKSVSGGDGTSMNMPVSGSVGGNLKWDDAKVKQLVEQLKNDEKVTVSGN encoded by the coding sequence ATGAATGATTGGCCCGAGGGATGGTCCGGTGACAACCGCGGCGACCGGTACGGACGCGGCAGCGCGAGCGCACGGCCCGAGAGCGCGCGCGTGATGCGCCAGGTCCGCCGCGGCGCGGCGCCGCCGCCCGGGCCGGGGGCGTCGGCCCCGCCGTACGGCGGCGGGGTGCCGCAGCAGCCGTCGTACGTCGACGGCCAGGGCCACGGCGGACAGGACGGCTACGACAGCGGCTACAACACCGGCCAGGTCTACGGCAGCCCCGGCGGCCGGGGTCCGGGCGCCGGCGGTCCCGGCCCCGGCCGGCCCGCGCCCGACTGGCGCCGCCGGATCAAGTGGACCGCGATCACGCTGGCCACCGTGGTCGTCGTGACGAGCGTCGGCACCTACTTCTGGGCGGACTCCAAGCTCAACCGCGAGGTCGACCTGTCCAAGGTCATCGAACGCCCTGGGGCCGGCGAGGGCACGAACTACCTGATCGTCGGCTCGGACAGCCGCGAGGGCATGACCAGCGAGCAGAAGAAGGACCTGCACACCGGCTCCGCCGAGGGCAAGCGGACCGACTCGATGATGATCCTGCACACCGGGGACAACGGGTCGACGCTGATCTCCCTGCCCCGTGACTCGGACGTGGAGATCCCCTCCTTCGTCGGCTCCGAGTCCGGCAAGAAGTACGAGGGCACGGGCCGGCACGTGAAGCTGAACGCCGCCTACGCGGAGGACGGCCCCGAGCTGCTGGTCCGCACCGTCGAGCACAACACCGGTCTGCGCCTCGACCACTACGTGGAGATCGGCTTCGCCGGCTTCGCCAACATCGTGGACTCGGTCGGCGGCGTCGAGATGGACATCCCGCAGGACATCAAGGACCCGAAGTCCGGAGCCGACTTCAAGAAGGGCAAGCAGACCCTGAACGGCGAGGACGCCCTCGCCTTCGTCCGCACCCGGTACGCGCTGGCCGGCTCCGACCTGGACCGGACGAAGAACCAGCAGAAGTTCCTGTCGGCCCTGGCGAACCAGGTGGCCACCCCGTCGACCGTCCTCAACCCGTTCAAGCTGTACCCGACCATGGGCGCGGGCCTGGACTCCCTCGTCGTCGACAAGGACATGGGCCTGTTCGACCTGGCGAGCATGTTCTGGGCGATGAAGAGCGTCAGCGGTGGCGACGGGACCTCGATGAACATGCCGGTCTCGGGCAGCGTCGGCGGAAACCTCAAGTGGGACGACGCCAAGGTGAAGCAGCTGGTCGAGCAGCTGAAGAACGACGAGAAGGTCACCGTCTCCGGCAACTGA
- a CDS encoding acyl-CoA thioesterase, giving the protein MTDQAEQASAARPAAPEIPGKPTSASRTTLSHIMTHSDTNLLGTVHGGVIMKLVDDAAGAVAGRHSGGPAVTASMDEMAFLEPVRVGDLVHVKAQVNWTGRSSMEVGVRVLAERWNESTPATQVGSAYLVFAAVDADGKPRTVPPVLPETEKDKRRYQEAQIRRTHRLARRRAIMELRERRVAEGFDD; this is encoded by the coding sequence ATGACAGACCAGGCAGAACAGGCCTCGGCCGCGCGGCCGGCGGCTCCGGAGATCCCGGGCAAGCCGACCTCGGCGTCCCGCACCACCCTCAGCCACATCATGACCCACAGCGACACCAACCTGCTGGGGACGGTGCACGGCGGAGTGATCATGAAGCTCGTCGACGACGCGGCGGGCGCCGTGGCCGGGCGCCACTCCGGCGGCCCCGCCGTCACCGCGTCCATGGACGAGATGGCGTTCCTCGAACCGGTCCGCGTCGGCGACCTCGTCCATGTGAAGGCCCAGGTCAACTGGACCGGCCGCAGTTCCATGGAGGTCGGCGTGCGGGTGCTGGCCGAGCGCTGGAACGAGTCCACCCCGGCCACCCAGGTCGGCTCGGCCTATCTGGTCTTCGCCGCGGTCGACGCGGACGGCAAGCCCCGCACGGTCCCGCCGGTGCTCCCCGAGACCGAGAAGGACAAGCGCCGCTACCAGGAGGCCCAGATCCGCCGCACCCACCGCCTGGCCCGCCGCCGCGCGATCATGGAGCTGCGGGAGCGGCGGGTGGCGGAGGGGTTCGACGACTGA
- a CDS encoding DUF6879 family protein translates to MTTSSKTLGDLFDSFEHEAFRLETLDDYSKSGNVDAYHAYLAGEPQPDDYNAGWVEELRSHTEKGKRVYRVHILSRPLTDYLCFELGWGYRKNMTGGEEFFILDITDKPNPLHGVPDFWCFDSESVAVMNYDRAGKYLGSQVLETDRAAEFVSIGDGSDSMAATEAHRRPQRAASRQRLVP, encoded by the coding sequence GTGACAACCTCATCTAAGACCCTCGGCGACCTCTTCGACTCGTTCGAGCATGAGGCTTTCCGTCTGGAGACCCTGGACGACTACAGCAAGTCCGGGAACGTCGACGCGTATCACGCCTACCTGGCCGGAGAGCCGCAGCCGGATGACTACAACGCCGGGTGGGTGGAGGAACTGCGCTCGCACACCGAAAAAGGGAAGCGGGTCTATAGGGTGCACATTCTGTCGCGCCCACTCACGGACTATCTTTGCTTCGAACTCGGGTGGGGCTACCGGAAGAACATGACCGGGGGCGAAGAGTTCTTCATCCTCGACATCACCGACAAACCAAATCCCCTGCACGGCGTGCCGGACTTCTGGTGCTTCGACTCGGAGTCCGTGGCCGTGATGAACTACGACAGGGCAGGAAAGTACCTGGGTTCGCAGGTACTGGAGACAGACCGGGCGGCGGAGTTCGTCAGCATCGGCGACGGAAGCGACAGCATGGCGGCTACCGAAGCGCATCGGCGTCCACAAAGGGCAGCAAGCCGCCAAAGACTTGTCCCGTAA
- a CDS encoding transposase: protein MAGVITASEPSWIAPFTGLSPRQFGKVVTVLRRQGADAVRRGRPWSLSLEDRALLVAAYWRTNLTMRQLAPLFGVSKSAAAQIVDHLGPMLALQPRKRFAKDTVLIVDGTLVPTRDHTVAEQSKNYRYSTNHQVVIDADTRLVVVVGRPLPGNRNDCKAWEESGAKAAVGTTTTIADGGYPGTGLVMPHRRRKGEELPGWKQAHNKSHKQVRARVEHAFARMKTWKILRDCRLKGDGVHDAMLGIVRMHNLALAG from the coding sequence GTGGCTGGTGTGATCACGGCGTCGGAGCCCTCTTGGATAGCCCCTTTCACCGGGTTGAGTCCGCGGCAGTTCGGGAAGGTCGTGACGGTTTTGCGGCGTCAGGGCGCAGATGCGGTCCGCAGGGGCCGGCCGTGGAGCCTGTCACTGGAGGATCGGGCACTGCTGGTCGCGGCGTACTGGCGCACGAATCTGACCATGCGGCAGCTTGCTCCGCTGTTCGGGGTTTCCAAGTCGGCGGCGGCCCAGATCGTCGATCACCTCGGGCCAATGCTCGCCCTCCAGCCGCGCAAGCGGTTCGCGAAGGACACCGTGCTCATCGTGGACGGCACCCTGGTGCCCACCCGTGACCACACCGTCGCTGAGCAGTCGAAGAACTACCGATACTCCACCAACCACCAGGTGGTCATCGACGCCGACACCCGCCTCGTCGTGGTGGTCGGCCGACCCTTGCCCGGCAACCGCAACGACTGCAAGGCGTGGGAGGAGTCCGGGGCGAAGGCCGCCGTCGGCACGACGACGACCATCGCCGACGGCGGCTATCCGGGCACCGGGCTCGTTATGCCGCACCGGCGCCGAAAGGGCGAGGAGCTGCCCGGCTGGAAGCAGGCCCACAACAAGTCCCACAAGCAAGTCCGCGCCCGCGTCGAGCACGCTTTCGCTCGCATGAAGACTTGGAAGATTCTCCGCGATTGCCGCCTCAAAGGCGACGGCGTCCACGACGCCATGCTCGGCATCGTACGGATGCACAACCTCGCCCTCGCCGGATAG
- a CDS encoding helix-turn-helix domain-containing protein, giving the protein MARDKLMTVDEVANYSNKPRSWVYGNWKAEQIPFRKMGQSLRCRPADLDKWLDCQN; this is encoded by the coding sequence GCGCGTGACAAGCTCATGACGGTTGACGAAGTTGCCAACTACTCGAACAAACCCCGGTCGTGGGTGTACGGGAACTGGAAGGCCGAGCAGATCCCGTTCCGCAAGATGGGTCAGTCTCTCCGCTGCCGACCGGCCGACTTGGACAAGTGGCTGGACTGCCAGAACTGA